The segment tatcaaggaaaactttcctgatattcgATCATCTCCTgcaagaaatctcaaaatgaaaactcccagaattatatccaaattacagagttcccaggtcaaggagaaaataattcaagcagccagaaggaaacaatccaagtattgtggaaccacagtcaaataagatttagcagcttttctATGAAAGGATCAGAAGgtttggaagatgatattccagagtGCAAACGATCtaaaattacaaccaagaatcacctaccaggcaaaactgagtataatccttcaggggaaaaaatgtatattcaatgaattttcatgcattcttgatgaaaagaccagagctggatagaaaaacttgacttttaaatataagactcaagagaagcataaagaagtaagcaagaaagaaaaatcataagggacttaataaggttaaactgtttataatcttacatgggaagatgatacttgtaactcataagaagtttctcattattagggaagttagaaggagtatatatagaaagagggtaaaggtgtgagttgaatatgaagaaagaatatctttaaaaattaaattaaggggtgagagaggaatacactgggagaaagggaaagggaaaggcagaGCAGGGCAAATTGTCGCatataaagaggcaagaaaaagcttttatagtgaaggggaagataggagaggtgagaaggagtgagtgaactttactttcattggaattgactgaaagaaggaataAGAGACTCACTCAACTggttacagaaatttatcttaccctacaacaaagtaggagaggaagggaataagagaaggtggTGGAGTAATAGACGGGAAGGCTGATTCAGGGaagtggtagtcagaagcaaaatgctTTTGAGGAGAGAGGTTGAAACGAGAGAAAATAGTATAAACAGATGGGaaaatagggtggagggaaatacagttagcaattgtaacagtgaaaaaaattttgaagcaagttttctgataaagatttcacttctcaaacacatagagaactgagtcaaatttataaaaataagagccattccttaattgataaatgatcaaaatatataaacagttttcagataatcaaagctatttatagccatatgaTAAAATGCTCCAATTGTTTTTCAACCATTCTTCTCATCggtgtttttgtacattttatacaatctgttgattggagaaatgcaaattagagcaattctgaggtactgcctcatacctattagactgaCTAaacgacagaaaaggaaaatgacaaatgttagagaggatgtgggaaaaatgagacatttatgcattgttggtggagtttgatctgattcaaccattctgtagagcaatttggaaccccATAAAACCTTTTTACCTAGCAATGCCACTgttaggtctgtatccaaaaagaaatttaagaaggaaaaggacaaaaatgtgtgtgaaaatatttctagcagctattatctgatggcaaagaattggaaattgaagggatacccaccaattgggaaatgactgaacaaactgtctTTTGTGATTATTATGgtatactattgtactataagaaatgatgagcaggatgctctcagaaaaacctgaaacgACTTATAGAAGCTAATGCAAAGTGatatgtactgtgtacaaagtaacaataatattgtaagatgatcatctgtgaatgacttagcttttctcagtaatacaatgatccagaacaactctaaaggacttaagaaaaatgcttttcatccctagagaaagaactaatggtgtctgaataaagATTAATGcttacttttttaactttatttttcttgagggttttttaatctatgttttctttcacaatatgactattatagaaatattttttttataactacacatgcataacctatatctaattgcttgccttctcaatgaggggagttgggagggaagaaggaagagagagaatttggaactcaaagtcttagaagtgaatatttaaagtatttatacatgtaattggggaaaataaaatattaaacaagcCTACAAAATGTTTACGGAATTGAGTCAAATTGAAGTGCAATCTCTTGAGTTGGCATTATAATCTGTCTGCCATCTTTTTCTAAGggtttgtcaagttcagagaatGATGGATTGTTTATCAGAGGATTTGTAGATCACcacaagaagaaaaagcaaagatgaGTTCTTGGTTCCAGCATTTCAAGGTTTCCAAGAAGCCTGGCTTTAAAATGCCCCCGTGCCGCCACCGTATTATCATTGCACCTCCCATGACAGAGCATGTTGCCAGCGAACCCATGATTACAGTGGGAACTGCTCCTCCATTTGAAGTGGATTCTCCAATCCAATCCTCCAAAACAGCAAACATTCAGCAGGAGGAGAAGCAGACGGAGAGTGCAGATGAGGCACACATATGGCTGGCCCAGAGGCTAAAAATAAAGAGAGATCTGGACACTTTTGTGAACCTTCAGAAATGGGTCTATTGCAAGCCCAGGACAACAAGGTCAGAGAACCAAGTGTTAAGGAAGATTTTAAGGGATCAAGAGAATGAGCGGGCTGCTCAGAGAGCAGCTGAGATTGCTTCTGCTGCAAAGATAGTAAGCAACCCCATTTTCCAGAAGAAAATTTTCTCACCCATTACATCATTTGATTATAAGGCTGTGTAGGCAGGTAGGACAGAGATGATTAACTTCTTTTTGCAAAGGGAAAAACTAAGGCACTGAAAGGTTGTCATCAGTGACCAGCTGGGGTTTAGAAGTCAAGAATAACAAGTCTCTACTGCTAGTACATACCTTAAGGCTTCCTCCAGTGGTGACATGTGACTAGGGATAATCCAGAAGCTTCTATGGAAGAAAAGTAATTCTCTTTCATTTGACCAGAAGggtactttcattttaaaatctatgtTATATATTGTGAGGCAGCTTGACATAATGGAGGGAGTGCTGGGCTTAGACtaaggaagtcctgagttcaattGCTGCCTTTGACATTACTAGTTGAATTATTTTACActaatcccttaacttctctttgcctcaggcaacattttaagatttatctaaggggtagctaggtggctctgtaaatagagcactggtcctggagtcagtaggacctgagttcaaatgtgatttagacatttgacacttactagctctgtgaccttgggcaagtcccttaaccccaattactttgccttcctcttccctcaaaggaaaaaagattttttaaagtcattgtaaTCTAATTTGGTGGAGGGAGTTGCCCATGATGTATTCATACAATGTACCATAGCCCAATAAAAACCTCAGCCTTTAAACAACTTTTGATAATGAGCAAGACCTTGAATAGGCAAGGGCAAGCGGGGTGGGGGCGAGGGTTGGGGGGAGCGGGGGAGATAGGACATTTCATGTAGGGAAAATGATAAGCAAAGACACTATAGCGGAAGCCGCATGACTCGGCAAATGACCATGAGAGGGTGACTCCAGTAATATATTAGACgaagtagaaaaaaattgcaGCCAGATCATGAAAGCCAGGCAGATTTCCTTCTACTTAGGGATtccaataaaaatgagaattcagaAGACATCCACCGATGTCTTCCGGGAGCCGCTATTCAGTTCCTCTGTGACACCCTCATTTAAGGTGTCTTGCCTCCCAAGAGATGCATTCCATTGACTCCAGCTCCCCAAGAACGGGACAGTGCCCTGACGAAGTCATTCATTCCCttgtttcctttaatttctttcaacAGAAACCTGCCCGGCGGGTCCGCAGAAACGTTCCCTCCCTCGATGTGCCCGAACCCCCGTGCCTGTCAGTCCTATATGAGTATTTGTTCAGCCACAAGATCAAAGTAATAGAAATGTTCTGGAAGGGAGACTGGGAACATCAGACCACCAGGGAAGAGTTCGTGGAAGGAATGAAAAGTGTAAGGCGATGCTGGGTGATTAGAAATGATGGTTCTTCAGAATCAGGTTCTGGGGTCTCTAGAATCAGCTCATGGAGCCGGAAAAAAAAAGGGAGCGCGTGGTTTGTGCTGCATTTCAGAATCTAAGAAAGGATTCTGCTGTGTTTGGGTGGGTTTACCGTGTTTGTAGGAGAGTGAGAGCTTGGCCCCTTTAAGAAAGAATGAATTAATGGAAGAGATCAAAGTCAATCAACCAacgagtatttattaaatttacaACGTGcctgcactgtgctaaacacttgcATACGAAGAAGGGCAAGGactgttcttgccctcaaggatcacACAATCTACtgagggagacaacaggcaaataattttatagatatggatatatacgCATAAGGCTCCAtacacatctatctatatatatagggGGTGTATCTATATTATtatgtataggtgtgtatatatcatatatttatccTATGCATAGATGTATGTGTACACACCGTCTATATtcatgctatatatgtatatatgcaccatatatctatattacatatagatgggtgtatatatggtatatactTGTACTATATAGTGTATACATACTGTCTATATTTATACtacatatagatgtgtatacAATGTATTTTTACTATACATGGgttgtatatatagtatatatattgtataaatcagaggggaagaaggaaaggaaggaaggagagaaagaaagggaggaagggagggagggaaggttcTTAACTATTAAGTCTATGAAGACCAAGCCAAGACACCACCAGAGTGCAGGTAGCCAAAGTGTGGCACCCATGGAGAAGTAGTTGTTGTCTACCTGCCCCAGGATCCAGAGCCACATAACAAGGGCATGACCGAATTTTTCCCAGAGTGCCAATGATTACAGGGAGTACTTGTCCTTCAGCATCCTAGAAATAACTGActagcacctagttagcaagattcattgtcattttccttcttctcttcatttctggTCGAGGAAGCAGTTTACTCACCCCTCTCCATACCCTCCTCCACTCCAGCCCCAGAAGGATTTGAGGACTATTCACCTCAACTACAAATTAAGAGTTTAGgaggaggaatggaatgggggtGACAGGATCTGAAGTGCAATGAACTGTCTATAGCAGAGTCCGTGAGGGGAAAGGAGTCTACCACAGAGCAGTCCAAGCAAGAGTACACACAAGAAGCAGGGTCAGGACATACTTTGAGTCAGAGCTAGTTGGATGAACCAATTTAATAATTAGAGGAAAAGTCAAAAGCTAAGGATCCCTAAGGACTGCAAATATTATAGGGCCAGGATCAGGGGTGTGTTGGTGAATGTTTAACAGTTTGCTCTCTgggaaacatatatatgtatatttgtatgtatgtatgcatatatgtatattatatatatatgacgTGTATACGTATTTATGTAtgacacttttcagtttaatctacattatctAAATCTACATTAACTGTAGACATCAGTTTAATCTAcaataaacattttctccatcatttccttAAATCTAAACAGAACAGTAAATCAAGCCTGGATATGTACAGTATTTGCTGATTTTAGAAGTGCAAATGCTGACCCTGAAACTTTAACAATAGGGTACACTCCCACGTGGTAAAGAGAGAAGGGGTCTGGAACCTAGAACTGAGTGATCTAGATGGAGTTATGTCACTTTAACTGcttctacttccttccttccccaggaGGAGTCAGTATGGTACCTGTGTTAGAGAGATCTGAGGCCCCATAATGCTTTTCAACCCCTAAAGAGCAAGAGCGTTGGGTACTTGGTTTGGTTGTTACCTCCTACCCtttaatgagtcttttgcttgtaCATTCAGGTTGGCGCACCTCTGACTGAGCAGGAGTTTGAGGATGTGGTGATCTTTCTAAGCTGCAGGAATAAGAACAACATTATCTACCGAGAAGACCTGGTAGCTTCATATAAATGCTGGGTTACtgccaagaaaaatgaaattcaagagaaaaggaaaagtaaggACCCAGGGTGATGGGCTGCAGCCTTCCACTCCTCGGaacaatcaatagacatttattaagtgcttacaatgtaCCAGGTCCTgtgccctgctctcaaggagctcccttCTTCTACAGTCAGTCAAGTGCCAAACATTTACAGTATTTAACCTAAGTACTGAGGGAATGACAAAGAATCATAGGCCCTGTCCTCAAGGCTCTTACAGTCTAgtggggggtgggatggggagaggacaATAATTCATTGGATCTGAGACTACATGCTgtcttggaggcaggaaaacttgAACCCTTATCCTGTCATGGAGATTGGGTCTTCCAATGGAAGGAAAGTTAGCAGCTCTCTAATCCGccctccattttgcagattaggaaaccaaGTCCCAGTCACATGCATAGGGAGTATCTGAGATGAGACTAGAGTTGATGCTCTTTGATTCCAATTTTTCTAATGCTCTGGCACTGTTATGAGCTACAggatcctgggcaaatcccttaacctctctctgcctctttcttcatttgtaaaatgggggagaataatagcacctccctcacaggaaGGTCCAGAGGCTCCAGTGAGCTCCTGTATGTAAAGGTGGTATGAAAACTTAAAGATACTATATAATTATCAGCTCTTACTGTTACTACATGGGCACTCTCTCTACAGGGATGAATTTCAACCTATCCATACTCTGTCATCCTGAGGGATCTTTGTCAATATCGTTGTCAATGCCAATATATCTTCCACATCTATACAAGGCACTTAAAGGTGACCTTTCTGTAAGTCAGTCTCTTAACCTGGAGTTCACAGATCCCCAACATGTCTATGggatagatttcaaggagtctatgaacttggatgggaagaaaaaaattacatttttatttttatatgattagtTTTTCtcgtaatcctttgtatttttttatgcatttaacaacCTTATTCTAAGAAAGGAGTTCACCAGGTATCAGTGTCTATGAtacagaaaaaggttaagaacccctagatTGGTACTGTTCACATTTCATAGGTAACTGTGCAGCAATCAAATCATTTTCTCTATGACCAGATCACCTCCTTTTCCCATGACCGTCTCTGTAACCAGACCAACTCTTTTTCCAATCTCACAAGTCCTGTGGAATACCTGTGTTGCTACTTCTTACTCACCAGTCTTCACAGGTGACATCATCtaggaagaatgaaataaaaaatgcaaggcagcagtgaaaaataaaaattcacaaacTTCACAAGGCAGTGCTCCACAGTGTGCCAAAGGAGTGATACAGACAAAGGAAGGACAGATGTTTGTGGAATAGTTAACTTCTCCATACTTACCAAACTCATCTGcaaggtccattctagctctaaatctgtgatcctacttATTATtagcctttttaaaatttatttatggtTTATTTCCTTATCATAAATTCTAATGTCCTTAAGGGCTTATCCTTAAGTTTTCTTAAGACTACTTTCTTTAAAGACTCCCTCCACACCATCTAGTAGAGTGCCTTTGCCATAAtcaatgttcaataaatatttttggtggatcgaggtggggatgggggggaggggtttcCTCCTAGTCCAGTATGGTAATGACATATTTCTTATTCCCCATTTTCCCTTGCCCCCACCTCAGATTTTAACTACTGGAAAAGCAGACTCCGAAGACATTTTGCCAAACCTAATAAGGTAAAGATTTTGACTCCCCCACCCTCCTCTCCAAAACCACAAAGTGGTTTTTTGGAAGTGCCTCCAATTAACACGGAGCCAGACAGAATGCATCTGACCTATGAAGATATGGAGGAAGCCGGGAAACGATACCGGGAGATGAGGCGACAAGCTAAGGTAACTTCCCAACCTCTGCAGAGAAAGTCATTCACATATGACTTCATTCACGTCCAAGTTTGGGCCATGATTACACAGTATTCAGTTTCATTTTGATGGGTTTTTGTCCCCCAAGGGAGGGAGATGcattttctaatttcttcctcgGAGCCAAGTTTGATCAATATAATCACACAGCAttgagtctcatttttttttgtatgtttaatttttctatttacattccTCTGAAGTCATTTGGCATTTCATTTTTCTGGTAGCATGCTGATTTTCATGATGTGGTCCTGATATGAATCTGGCCCAACAAAGTTACCCATAGAAAGTCTTCTAGGACCACAGGAGCAAAgaatgagggaaaggggaaagtggAATGGTTAACTGGGTTCTTAGTTGGAATGGAACTGAATGACATATCTTTTCTAGGGATTATAATGGGAAAATGTCTGTTCTGTTatcttttacagaaaaaaatcaatcccTTATTGTTTATGGAAAGGTGTCGCCTAGTACGAACTGGCATCAAGGCTTATGATGACCACTGCCTCCCATCCACTCTGAAAGATGAGTTCGGAGAGTTGACTAATGCCTTCCGACAGGCTACCTTTCTGGCTTACCTGAAGTGTGTGAAGGCATGTGAAATCTACAAAGTCCCACTGACTGAAAAGATCCTCATGAAAGGCAAGGTGGTTTGAACGTACAGGGAATGAAACTCGGATATGTGGCTGTCAACAAGCCACCTCTATAGTTCTTCCTTTAGTTAAAACACTCCTGAGTAAACTCTTCATTTCTTAAGAATCCTGCCAAAGCAACCATCAAGGGAACGTGACCTAGCTTGGCTTTTAACTAGCCCAAGGTTGCAGATTTAATTTTCATGGCATCTCCTATATCAGTCCTCTTCTCTTCAATCACAGTCACTGATTTAGTTAAAATGCTTATCACTTTCCTTTGAGCTATTGAAACAGCCTCCTGGTTGGTCTCTATGACtcgtctcttcccactccaatccatccttcagaCAGCTAtggaagtgattttcctaaagcacagattttTGTTATTCCCTTACTCAATAACACTTTAGTGACCCCTATTAcctttatttgacatttaaagtcctttatagcATAGCTCTGCCCTAGCCTTATATATCATTCCAGCCTTATATATCATTCCAGCCTTATAGATCATTACCCTTCACAAATACTATAGTCCAGCCAAATTGAGCTCCAGAaaacctgactttaaatccagcctcatacacttactagctgtgtgattctgaacaagtcacttaaattctgtttgcctcagtttcctcatttgttaaatgaggataataatagtacctacctcccagggttgttgtgaagataaatgagatgtatgtaaagtgctttgggaaccttaaaacactatatatacCTCTTCGCCCAattcttgacacatagtaggcactttataaatgcttgttaactgaacattaagagaagaaaataattccttttcttGATTTATGATAGAGAAGGAGGTTTGTCCTCTTTCTTTCTACGTCATGAGTCCTTCACTGGCTCTTCCTTTGAAGCTctcaaattttcaaataaagattTAACACGTCACAAAAAAGTAAAGATCCATCAAAAACTTTCTccaaaaaggaaacaataaacaaaTCGGAAATTGTAAACCACTCCATGAACAAAGATAGGGAAAAGTCTAGGAGTGAATGACCCCATCtgcagggagaggaggaagagagaaattcatagaAACACAGAGTTTAGAGTTGGTAGGGACCCAAGAAGCCAGGAATAGACCTTTACTGCTCTCCTGGAGGACAAGTCAGCAGGCTCCCTCATCACAGCACTGACAGCTGGGATGAAGCCAATGTCTTGGCATCCATCTCTCCTTCAGCAACACCCCATCACGCTGACTGATGTCTGTCCCCTGTCATGCTGCCTCAAGCACTCAATCCTCGTAAAAACTGCTCAAAAACGGCCAGCCAAATAGCTATTGCCTCAGAAGAATGAATTCCTCCAACTTCAGCTTCTCCATTTTGCTTTGCAATAACATTTCAGAGTGAAAGGACAGTCATTCTCCGTCTGAACTACAATTCCCACAAGTCCAAGGGGTTTCTCAAGCCATTCTCAAACTTCTCCCTGATctgtatgtgttgtctcctaCACCTTGAGGGAGGAAAcggcttcatttttgtctttgccatTCTAGTGCCTGGAGcataatatgaatttttaaaatgcttgctGTTTGGCTGACTCAAGAATCTGAACATCCTGGATATGGATTCTAGAGTTTGAAGTTCTAGGACATAGAATGTTGTGGGTCACGTTTCTAAaacattaactttttttaaaaatagattttcatttatatcttttgtctttaGATCACCTTTACTTCCTgctgttctttcctttttctcctcccaagaAGCTCTgacatataataaaaaatttttaaaagaaaaatagga is part of the Notamacropus eugenii isolate mMacEug1 chromosome 3, mMacEug1.pri_v2, whole genome shotgun sequence genome and harbors:
- the EFCAB12 gene encoding EF-hand calcium-binding domain-containing protein 12 isoform X1; amino-acid sequence: MSSWFQHFKVSKKPGFKMPPCRHRIIIAPPMTEHVASEPMITVGTAPPFEVDSPIQSSKTANIQQEEKQTESADEAHIWLAQRLKIKRDLDTFVNLQKWVYCKPRTTRSENQVLRKILRDQENERAAQRAAEIASAAKIKPARRVRRNVPSLDVPEPPCLSVLYEYLFSHKIKVIEMFWKGDWEHQTTREEFVEGMKSVGAPLTEQEFEDVVIFLSCRNKNNIIYREDLVASYKCWVTAKKNEIQEKRKNFNYWKSRLRRHFAKPNKVKILTPPPSSPKPQSGFLEVPPINTEPDRMHLTYEDMEEAGKRYREMRRQAKKKINPLLFMERCRLVRTGIKAYDDHCLPSTLKDEFGELTNAFRQATFLAYLKCVKACEIYKVPLTEKILMKALLYPGDKLMMEKGNVLKIRQPGGYYDEVKEFLPTTVKFHTIEESVAKKKLQKPKKKMSFGEFEALTRKLRQRSSCKMYSGVRGTHPNFFWPGHLLDKLLLYLPNKKSERQMVLFSRVDKLPHAYAATYRPDRFWPISDAGYITYGNFDSLKRFC
- the EFCAB12 gene encoding EF-hand calcium-binding domain-containing protein 12 isoform X2 yields the protein MSSWFQHFKVSKKPGFKMPPCRHRIIIAPPMTEHVASEPMITVGTAPPFEVDSPIQSSKTANIQQEEKQTESADEAHIWLAQRLKIKRDLDTFVNLQKWVYCKPRTTRSENQVLRKILRDQENERAAQRAAEIASAAKIKPARRVRRNVPSLDVPEPPCLSVLYEYLFSHKIKVIEMFWKGDWEHQTTREEFVEGMKSVGAPLTEQEFEDVVIFLSCRNKNNIIYREDLVASYKCWVTAKKNEIQEKRKNFNYWKSRLRRHFAKPNKVKILTPPPSSPKPQSGFLEVPPINTEPDRMHLTYEDMEEAGKRYREMRRQAKKKINPLLFMERCRLVRTGIKAYDDHCLPSTLKDEFGELTNAFRQATFLAYLKCVKACEIYKVPLTEKILMKALLYPGDKLMMEKGNVLKIRQPGGYYDEVKEFLPTTVKFHTIEESVAKKKLQKPKKKMSFGEFEALTRLLFGTERKQT
- the EFCAB12 gene encoding EF-hand calcium-binding domain-containing protein 12 isoform X3, with protein sequence MFWKGDWEHQTTREEFVEGMKSVGAPLTEQEFEDVVIFLSCRNKNNIIYREDLVASYKCWVTAKKNEIQEKRKNFNYWKSRLRRHFAKPNKVKILTPPPSSPKPQSGFLEVPPINTEPDRMHLTYEDMEEAGKRYREMRRQAKKKINPLLFMERCRLVRTGIKAYDDHCLPSTLKDEFGELTNAFRQATFLAYLKCVKACEIYKVPLTEKILMKALLYPGDKLMMEKGNVLKIRQPGGYYDEVKEFLPTTVKFHTIEESVAKKKLQKPKKKMSFGEFEALTRKLRQRSSCKMYSGVRGTHPNFFWPGHLLDKLLLYLPNKKSERQMVLFSRVDKLPHAYAATYRPDRFWPISDAGYITYGNFDSLKRFC